Proteins found in one Cheilinus undulatus linkage group 9, ASM1832078v1, whole genome shotgun sequence genomic segment:
- the trabd gene encoding traB domain-containing protein isoform X2 produces MELLWQLRAQRRQASPELPETVTRLTAADGSLLYLVGTAHFSDSSKKDVAKTIRAVQPDVVVVELCQYRVSMLKMDENTLLKEAKDINLDKVQQAIKQNGLMSGLMQILLLKVSAHITEQLGMAPGGEFREAFKEAGQVPFCKFHLGDRPIPVTFKRAIAALSLWQKARLAWGLCFLSDPISKEDVEKCKQKDLLEQTMSEMIGEFPALHQTIVAERDIYLTHSLRQATRCVEAPPNARKVPAVVVGVVGMGHVPGIERNWEKQLNISEIMSVAPPSRFGWVLRTVVKGVMMGMLGYACYRAGGSLGRVLLSSPAVQSFLETLHPPPA; encoded by the exons ATGGAGCTGCTCTGGCAGCTGCGAGCGCAGCGTCGCCAGGCGTCCCCGGAGCTTCCTGAGACCGTGACCCGTCTGACGGCTGCTGATGGCAGCCTCCTCTACTTGGTGGGCACGGCTCACTTCAGCGACAGCAGCAAGAAAGATGTAGCCAAG ACGATCCGTGCCGTGCAGCCGGACGTGGTGGTGGTGGAGCTGTGCCAGTACAGGGTGTCTATGCTCAAGATGGACGAGAACACACTGCTGAAGGAAGCCAAAGACATCAACCTGGATAAAGTCCAGCAGGCCATCAAACAG AACGGGCTGATGTCCGGCCTGATGCAGATCCTCCTGCTCAAAGTTTCGGCTCACATCACGGAGCAGCTGGGCATGGCTCCAGGAGGAGAGTTCAGAGAGGCCTTCAAAGAG gcTGGTCAGGTGCCGTTCTGTAAGTTTCACCTCGGGGACAGGCCCATCCCCGTGACCTTCAAGAGGGCCATCGCTGCTCTTAGTCTGTGGCAGAAAGCCCGACTGGCGTGGGGTCTCTGCTTCCTGTCAGACCCGATCAG TAAAGAGGACGTGGAGAAGTGCAAACAGAAGGACCTGCTGGAGCAGACCATGTCCGAGATGATCGGAGAGTTTCCCGCTCTCCATCAGACCATCGTGGCTGAAAGAGACATCTACCTCACACACTCGCTCCGCCAGGCTACACGCTGCGTGGAGGCCCCTCCTAATGCCCGCA AAGTGCCTGCTGTGGTGGTTGGAGTCGTGGGGATGGGTCACGTCCCCGGCATAGAAAGAAACTGGGAGAAACAGCTCAACATCAGTGAAATCATGAG CGTGGCCCCTCCCTCACGCTTCGGCTGGGTGCTGCGTACAGTCGTAAAGGGCGTGATGATGGGAATGCTGGGATACGCCTGCTACCGAGCCGGAGGGAGTTTAGGTCGAGTCCTGCTGTCTTCACCTGCTGTCCAGTCTTTTCTGGAGACTCTGCACCCCCCGCCTGCCTGA
- the trabd gene encoding traB domain-containing protein isoform X1, protein MDQDNNSEDESVGPSEGPSEEELPCLPPGLSDGEAMELLWQLRAQRRQASPELPETVTRLTAADGSLLYLVGTAHFSDSSKKDVAKTIRAVQPDVVVVELCQYRVSMLKMDENTLLKEAKDINLDKVQQAIKQNGLMSGLMQILLLKVSAHITEQLGMAPGGEFREAFKEAGQVPFCKFHLGDRPIPVTFKRAIAALSLWQKARLAWGLCFLSDPISKEDVEKCKQKDLLEQTMSEMIGEFPALHQTIVAERDIYLTHSLRQATRCVEAPPNARKVPAVVVGVVGMGHVPGIERNWEKQLNISEIMSVAPPSRFGWVLRTVVKGVMMGMLGYACYRAGGSLGRVLLSSPAVQSFLETLHPPPA, encoded by the exons ATGGACCAAGACAACAATTCAGAG GATGAGTCAGTCGGTCCATCGGAGGGTCCTTCCGAAGAGGAACTGCCTTGTCTACCTCCAGGGCTCT CGGATGGAGAGGCGATGGAGCTGCTCTGGCAGCTGCGAGCGCAGCGTCGCCAGGCGTCCCCGGAGCTTCCTGAGACCGTGACCCGTCTGACGGCTGCTGATGGCAGCCTCCTCTACTTGGTGGGCACGGCTCACTTCAGCGACAGCAGCAAGAAAGATGTAGCCAAG ACGATCCGTGCCGTGCAGCCGGACGTGGTGGTGGTGGAGCTGTGCCAGTACAGGGTGTCTATGCTCAAGATGGACGAGAACACACTGCTGAAGGAAGCCAAAGACATCAACCTGGATAAAGTCCAGCAGGCCATCAAACAG AACGGGCTGATGTCCGGCCTGATGCAGATCCTCCTGCTCAAAGTTTCGGCTCACATCACGGAGCAGCTGGGCATGGCTCCAGGAGGAGAGTTCAGAGAGGCCTTCAAAGAG gcTGGTCAGGTGCCGTTCTGTAAGTTTCACCTCGGGGACAGGCCCATCCCCGTGACCTTCAAGAGGGCCATCGCTGCTCTTAGTCTGTGGCAGAAAGCCCGACTGGCGTGGGGTCTCTGCTTCCTGTCAGACCCGATCAG TAAAGAGGACGTGGAGAAGTGCAAACAGAAGGACCTGCTGGAGCAGACCATGTCCGAGATGATCGGAGAGTTTCCCGCTCTCCATCAGACCATCGTGGCTGAAAGAGACATCTACCTCACACACTCGCTCCGCCAGGCTACACGCTGCGTGGAGGCCCCTCCTAATGCCCGCA AAGTGCCTGCTGTGGTGGTTGGAGTCGTGGGGATGGGTCACGTCCCCGGCATAGAAAGAAACTGGGAGAAACAGCTCAACATCAGTGAAATCATGAG CGTGGCCCCTCCCTCACGCTTCGGCTGGGTGCTGCGTACAGTCGTAAAGGGCGTGATGATGGGAATGCTGGGATACGCCTGCTACCGAGCCGGAGGGAGTTTAGGTCGAGTCCTGCTGTCTTCACCTGCTGTCCAGTCTTTTCTGGAGACTCTGCACCCCCCGCCTGCCTGA